One segment of Thermococcus sp. AM4 DNA contains the following:
- a CDS encoding HD family hydrolase: protein MLELFLELGNLKRLPRTGWLLRGIPNPEPIAAHSYRVAMITLFLADELKSRGVEIDVEKALKIALLHDVGEARITDVPLPAQRYFDKVKGEVIALEEMLSVTGRGDEYLGLFREYEEELSLEGRLVKFADRLEMLIQAFEYEKAGFRNLDEFWGVVEKLRESEFYDPFRELVEGLVEQRTTFKK from the coding sequence ATGCTGGAGCTGTTCTTGGAGCTCGGAAACCTGAAGAGGCTCCCGAGAACGGGGTGGCTCCTGAGGGGGATCCCAAATCCAGAGCCCATAGCGGCCCACTCCTACAGGGTCGCCATGATAACCCTCTTTCTGGCCGATGAGCTCAAATCGAGGGGCGTTGAAATCGACGTCGAAAAAGCCCTCAAGATAGCCCTTCTCCATGACGTCGGCGAGGCAAGGATAACGGACGTTCCCCTGCCGGCGCAGAGGTACTTCGACAAAGTAAAGGGGGAGGTTATAGCGCTGGAGGAGATGCTGAGCGTTACAGGCAGGGGGGATGAATACCTCGGCCTGTTCCGCGAGTACGAAGAGGAGCTAAGCCTCGAAGGAAGGCTTGTGAAGTTCGCCGACAGGCTGGAGATGCTGATCCAGGCGTTCGAGTACGAGAAGGCCGGCTTCAGGAACCTCGACGAGTTCTGGGGCGTCGTTGAAAAGCTCAGGGAGAGCGAGTTCTACGACCCCTTCAGGGAGCTGGTTGAGGGGCTCGTGGAGCAGAGAACAACCTTTAAAAAGTAA
- a CDS encoding PKD domain-containing protein has product MRYRVLTVFIILLTILSSVPYTAAEERSSDTLRIMSIDTGYFPTVRMFFRYTGTEEISGFEVFENGTKMNATIIQKSGSISPADIVFVFDDTGSMDDEIGTMKRNVNELVESLEGYGIRARYALVTFKDSPSLRLPFTTNVSLFTQTVSKLYASGGGDTPEDDLDAIAMALRLNYSRLSQKILILITDAPTHYAGDGSGYSDYTIPEIAEMLREQGVLLIVVSPNFGSINPKNDVRELAVLTGGLWIDIHSADFGRILQKVIDSIGESYEIQYKTSLKPSGLRKVLLKVYLKNGTVLTAESEYMAPSFNVTPYVPPKPREEPAEAILRKLAEWFNESKTVINQTEPKGVWDYFIEKPYIPKLPEFSSSESKEVMKGIFDYMLEVNRLNKPALSDGDMRYLMDYLSNVTSIVTMPNGTVVRQTGFGIYRVEVPGFDPFYVSLSSKSKTTVKHVTFFKKNLNVKVTAHGDMLTAYMPVNVRRFTLTVTLNYVRVSGFVNDYPVFDRQFIFPLTDVSDMVLYDLGKALRIKFDKPILDGNLYGTLELEGGLYSPIGEVYVTGDLISIDAPLTDLLNGLLGSIEIAPSIGYTIEKPNGDEFSADIAMSVPISDFRLGTHTKIFLYYTAYKVFDSDFLRKHYLYPKLVDNIEKLSWEARYNTYLSYGESNSFLPSDNELLQMLKNIEGPGWISHTSGSFISFDWDVSYGQSVSTNLLPLTSRDSRILYHAGIDGDVSLNLGGNAYLGYGVFIGPVKLGIGGTIRAKVGFSAPLLGLTVIDPPTNSSTLNNITVKLVNFTAEDVNGNGYFDGILLKFSVSGLPEGNYTVYSPLYSSNGTFLISGVNESVHGNTSSISVWIPGQYVYQTHYSGNVSVRIIVQNSGGALLYSGTASNRTFKLDYRLFDHVSLNATINTSKTKNGLVVTVRNIPPGVTVKPYLTKPGWFIELNSTNGSFFIDGMHIKKLGGRFSIVIELINRSTGVFLGSIAKNVSLDPTEFSSEYPWILNVRPATVDYSPAVLVEVNVTRASNLSLRVTYGVGNYTKSTTAVFYNVPIGIKNLTVPLDPGVFVMTGSRMARIDEVVLRTNGLTTDSRVVNSTFTYDLLQRAYIFNATALPYPTGKGVNVSFLVLSHAGINSTVRIVLLSGNYTAVKYLTLPKEDVLYNVSLLIPLNFSAISPKSVVEITVYDPSDVIVANERLRVNLSIFFPKVNFHCPATANTSSPVKFEDASIVSNGRIVKWIWNFGDEASGEGNVTSHWYTVPGNYTVTLTVWTNWGTKDSASKVIRVIDTTPPNLTVLKPVNGETGKSFIVRARATDNWGIRLISIFVDGRSIKECTSASCNATIVNLSPGNHTLTITAMDLAGNSVAKNISVSVPQPKTSTPSETPSGQTDSGHGIHLPYAYAVIAIIAIVLGYVLLRRRG; this is encoded by the coding sequence ATGAGGTATCGAGTTTTAACAGTGTTCATTATTTTGCTAACTATTCTATCTAGTGTACCGTACACGGCTGCGGAGGAGCGCTCCAGCGACACTTTGAGAATAATGAGCATAGACACCGGCTATTTCCCCACCGTCAGAATGTTCTTCAGATACACAGGGACAGAGGAGATCTCAGGATTTGAGGTTTTTGAAAACGGTACAAAGATGAACGCCACGATTATTCAGAAATCGGGGTCAATATCTCCCGCCGACATAGTTTTTGTTTTCGATGACACCGGAAGCATGGACGACGAAATAGGAACGATGAAACGAAACGTTAACGAACTCGTGGAATCCCTCGAAGGGTACGGGATAAGGGCCCGCTACGCTCTCGTCACGTTCAAAGACAGCCCAAGTTTAAGGCTGCCGTTCACCACGAACGTATCGCTGTTCACCCAAACGGTGTCCAAGCTATACGCCAGCGGGGGTGGAGATACCCCGGAGGACGATCTGGACGCAATAGCTATGGCACTCAGGCTCAACTACAGCCGTCTAAGCCAGAAGATCCTGATTCTCATAACCGATGCCCCCACACACTACGCGGGAGACGGAAGCGGGTACTCTGACTACACCATACCCGAGATCGCCGAAATGCTGAGGGAGCAGGGCGTTCTCCTGATAGTCGTTTCCCCCAACTTCGGAAGCATAAATCCCAAAAATGACGTCAGGGAACTCGCAGTTCTCACGGGAGGGCTCTGGATAGACATACATTCCGCTGACTTTGGAAGAATCCTCCAGAAGGTTATAGACTCCATCGGGGAGTCCTATGAGATCCAGTACAAAACCAGCCTTAAGCCCTCCGGACTCAGAAAGGTTCTGCTCAAGGTCTACCTCAAAAACGGCACCGTGCTAACAGCTGAATCGGAGTATATGGCGCCGTCCTTTAACGTTACCCCGTACGTGCCCCCGAAGCCCAGAGAAGAGCCCGCCGAGGCAATACTAAGAAAACTGGCCGAGTGGTTCAACGAGAGCAAGACGGTTATAAACCAGACTGAGCCCAAAGGGGTCTGGGACTACTTCATCGAGAAACCGTACATACCCAAACTTCCCGAGTTCAGCTCTTCAGAGAGCAAGGAAGTCATGAAGGGAATCTTCGATTACATGCTTGAGGTGAACCGGCTTAACAAGCCCGCCCTGAGCGATGGGGACATGAGGTACCTCATGGACTACCTCTCAAACGTCACTTCCATCGTTACAATGCCCAACGGAACCGTCGTTCGTCAGACTGGCTTTGGCATTTACAGAGTTGAGGTTCCTGGATTCGATCCCTTCTACGTGAGCCTGTCCTCAAAATCCAAGACAACCGTTAAACACGTAACGTTTTTCAAGAAAAACTTGAACGTTAAGGTCACCGCTCACGGAGATATGCTAACCGCGTACATGCCTGTGAACGTGAGAAGGTTCACTCTTACAGTAACCCTGAACTACGTTAGGGTCTCGGGCTTCGTCAACGATTACCCCGTCTTCGACCGCCAGTTCATCTTCCCCCTCACGGACGTTTCGGATATGGTACTCTACGACCTTGGAAAGGCACTGAGGATCAAGTTTGATAAACCGATTCTCGATGGCAATCTCTACGGCACGCTTGAGCTCGAAGGAGGACTTTACTCACCCATTGGTGAAGTTTACGTAACCGGCGACCTCATCAGTATCGATGCCCCCCTCACGGATCTCCTCAACGGACTCCTGGGATCCATTGAAATCGCACCATCGATTGGATACACAATCGAAAAACCAAATGGAGACGAGTTCTCAGCCGATATAGCGATGAGCGTTCCAATTTCAGACTTTCGACTTGGAACCCACACCAAGATATTCCTCTACTACACAGCCTACAAGGTTTTTGACTCGGACTTCTTAAGAAAGCACTACCTCTATCCCAAGCTCGTGGACAACATTGAGAAACTGAGCTGGGAAGCGAGGTACAACACGTATCTTAGCTACGGAGAAAGCAACTCATTCCTTCCCTCCGACAACGAACTCCTCCAAATGCTCAAGAACATCGAGGGGCCGGGATGGATCAGCCATACCAGCGGATCGTTCATTTCCTTCGACTGGGATGTATCCTACGGACAGTCTGTCAGCACTAACCTGCTCCCCCTCACTTCGAGGGACTCAAGAATACTGTATCATGCGGGCATAGATGGGGACGTCAGCTTAAACTTAGGGGGAAACGCCTACCTAGGATACGGAGTCTTCATTGGACCCGTGAAGCTCGGAATAGGCGGCACGATCCGGGCGAAGGTTGGATTCTCCGCACCGCTCCTCGGCCTGACGGTTATCGATCCTCCAACCAACTCATCAACCCTTAACAACATCACCGTCAAGCTTGTCAACTTCACGGCGGAGGACGTTAACGGTAACGGTTACTTCGACGGCATTCTCCTCAAATTTAGTGTTTCAGGGCTTCCCGAAGGCAACTATACGGTGTACTCGCCGCTGTACTCGTCGAACGGAACCTTCCTCATCTCCGGGGTGAACGAGAGCGTCCACGGGAACACGTCCTCAATATCGGTGTGGATACCGGGGCAGTACGTTTACCAGACCCATTACAGCGGAAACGTCAGTGTCAGGATAATAGTGCAGAACAGCGGAGGGGCCCTTCTTTACAGCGGGACAGCCTCCAACAGGACCTTCAAACTCGACTACCGGCTGTTTGATCACGTCTCTCTGAACGCGACGATCAACACCTCAAAAACCAAAAACGGCCTGGTGGTCACAGTTAGGAACATCCCGCCGGGGGTTACAGTAAAACCATATCTGACGAAGCCGGGATGGTTCATAGAACTCAACTCCACAAACGGATCTTTCTTCATAGACGGCATGCACATCAAGAAGCTCGGCGGTAGGTTCTCGATCGTGATCGAGCTCATAAACAGGAGTACTGGAGTGTTCCTCGGTTCCATAGCCAAAAACGTAAGCCTAGACCCCACCGAATTTTCATCCGAGTATCCTTGGATACTAAACGTTAGACCCGCCACCGTGGATTACTCCCCGGCAGTGCTGGTTGAGGTGAACGTAACCCGCGCCTCAAACCTCAGCCTGAGGGTTACCTACGGAGTAGGAAACTACACCAAGAGTACAACCGCCGTCTTCTACAACGTCCCGATAGGGATAAAGAACCTGACGGTACCCCTCGATCCGGGCGTCTTCGTAATGACCGGCTCAAGAATGGCCCGTATTGACGAGGTCGTCCTGCGGACAAACGGACTGACCACTGATTCTAGGGTTGTAAACTCCACCTTCACCTACGACCTACTCCAGAGGGCTTACATCTTCAATGCAACAGCTTTGCCGTATCCCACGGGGAAGGGAGTAAACGTTTCATTCCTCGTTCTCAGCCATGCGGGAATAAACTCAACCGTCAGGATAGTCCTACTCTCGGGTAACTACACCGCTGTGAAGTATCTAACCCTGCCCAAAGAAGACGTCCTCTACAACGTCTCTCTCTTAATTCCGCTGAACTTCTCAGCAATTTCGCCGAAAAGTGTTGTGGAGATCACAGTCTACGATCCGTCCGATGTTATCGTTGCAAACGAACGCCTCAGAGTTAACCTTTCGATATTCTTCCCAAAGGTGAACTTCCACTGTCCGGCCACAGCAAACACGAGCTCTCCAGTGAAGTTTGAAGATGCCTCCATCGTATCCAATGGAAGGATCGTTAAGTGGATTTGGAATTTTGGAGATGAGGCGAGTGGGGAAGGAAACGTCACATCTCACTGGTACACGGTACCAGGAAACTACACCGTAACTCTGACCGTCTGGACAAACTGGGGAACAAAGGACAGTGCCTCAAAGGTGATAAGGGTAATCGACACAACCCCCCCAAACCTGACGGTACTCAAACCAGTGAACGGCGAGACCGGTAAGTCTTTCATCGTCAGGGCAAGGGCCACTGACAACTGGGGGATACGGCTCATCAGTATCTTCGTTGATGGGAGGAGCATAAAAGAGTGCACCTCTGCTTCGTGCAACGCTACGATCGTCAACCTCAGTCCCGGGAACCACACCCTAACAATCACCGCAATGGATCTCGCAGGAAACTCCGTAGCTAAAAACATCAGTGTGAGCGTACCCCAGCCAAAGACCTCGACTCCAAGTGAAACGCCATCGGGCCAGACAGATTCCGGACATGGGATACATCTTCCATACGCCTACGCAGTAATCGCCATTATCGCCATCGTCTTGGGATACGTTCTTTTGAGACGCCGGGGCTGA
- a CDS encoding helix-turn-helix domain-containing protein, with translation MQLVPEGYPRGRPRKYDEKTVREILRMLSSGKGPREISSSLGIPLRTVYYLIERAREVEEWPSELRR, from the coding sequence GTGCAGCTGGTTCCCGAGGGCTACCCGAGGGGGAGACCGAGGAAATACGACGAAAAAACTGTTCGGGAGATACTCAGGATGCTCTCCTCCGGAAAGGGGCCGAGGGAGATAAGCTCCTCGCTCGGAATCCCACTCAGGACGGTTTACTACCTGATTGAAAGGGCCAGAGAGGTGGAGGAATGGCCCTCAGAGTTAAGGCGGTGA
- a CDS encoding Era-like GTP-binding protein — MIKVAIIGAENVGKSTLMNALLGGRVSEVENLPGTTKGIIRRRFGKLKIPKGMKNPLGGADEFVLIDTAGLFDPRLELRGKVLSEEKFKELIDEIVSADIIIHMVDATVGLHRGMEKLHHMLKMRYDKPIIVVINKIDLVPRERVEELREIIKKRLEQEPLALSLVTYEGFNELLERIAHMAMYAGGR; from the coding sequence TTGATAAAGGTTGCGATCATCGGTGCCGAAAACGTTGGAAAATCGACCCTCATGAACGCCCTCCTCGGGGGTAGGGTAAGCGAGGTAGAAAACCTGCCCGGAACGACGAAGGGGATAATCCGGAGACGCTTTGGAAAGCTGAAGATACCCAAGGGAATGAAGAACCCCCTTGGAGGGGCGGACGAGTTCGTGCTCATCGACACTGCAGGTCTCTTCGACCCGAGGCTTGAGCTTCGCGGGAAGGTTTTGAGCGAGGAGAAGTTCAAAGAGCTCATAGACGAGATAGTCTCGGCGGACATAATAATCCACATGGTTGACGCGACGGTGGGCCTCCACAGGGGGATGGAGAAGCTCCACCACATGCTGAAGATGCGCTACGACAAGCCGATAATCGTGGTTATCAACAAGATCGACCTCGTTCCGAGGGAGCGCGTGGAAGAGCTCAGGGAAATCATAAAGAAGAGGCTGGAGCAGGAGCCACTTGCTCTTTCGCTCGTTACCTACGAGGGCTTCAACGAGCTCCTGGAGCGGATAGCCCACATGGCCATGTACGCGGGGGGACGTTAG
- the wtpB gene encoding tungstate ABC transporter permease WtpB, which produces MRRDYTLYFFASLGSFLIVYIALPLVVIFAKQLSDLGMLVKTLHDPYVTEALRNSLLTATATALIALLFGVPLGYVLARRDFPGKSLVQALVDVPIVIPHSVVGIMLLVTFSNAILDSYTGIIAAMLFVSAPFTINAARDGFLAVDEKVEAVARTLGASRLRVFFSVSLPIAFPSVASGAIMTWARAISEVGAILIVAYYPKTAQVLVMEYFNNYGLRASRPISVILIAISLTIFVLLRWIVGRSANASR; this is translated from the coding sequence ATGAGGCGCGACTACACCCTCTACTTTTTCGCGTCGCTGGGAAGCTTTCTCATCGTCTACATAGCCCTTCCGTTAGTGGTTATCTTCGCCAAGCAGCTCTCGGACTTGGGGATGCTTGTCAAGACGCTCCACGACCCCTACGTAACCGAGGCCCTCAGAAATTCCCTCCTGACGGCGACCGCGACGGCATTAATCGCTCTCCTCTTCGGCGTCCCCCTCGGCTACGTTCTGGCCAGAAGGGATTTCCCGGGAAAGAGCCTCGTTCAGGCCCTCGTTGACGTCCCAATCGTAATCCCCCACTCCGTCGTCGGTATAATGCTCCTCGTCACCTTTTCGAACGCCATACTCGACAGCTACACTGGCATAATCGCGGCGATGCTCTTCGTTTCTGCGCCATTCACGATAAACGCCGCGCGCGACGGCTTTTTGGCGGTTGATGAGAAGGTCGAGGCCGTCGCGAGAACCCTCGGCGCTTCCCGCTTAAGGGTCTTCTTCTCGGTCTCTCTGCCGATAGCCTTTCCCAGCGTGGCGAGCGGGGCGATAATGACGTGGGCCCGGGCCATAAGCGAGGTTGGAGCCATACTCATCGTCGCCTACTATCCGAAGACCGCCCAGGTTCTCGTCATGGAATACTTCAACAACTACGGTTTGAGGGCTTCGAGGCCGATTTCGGTGATACTCATCGCGATAAGCCTCACGATATTCGTCCTGCTCCGCTGGATCGTCGGGAGGAGTGCCAATGCTTCGCGCTGA
- a CDS encoding DNA topoisomerase IV subunit A encodes MPKSKAIKRERPKEKFSYDPRKVLSKLEEYGRSVLEAIKAGKNPYFDIPTRGLNNVYFDEKSRLIRMGDKLSRRYFLNVAHARKFMQTLLIMAYVKRLVAEGKHASLREAYYANKHTIPGTKENTFEDQRESDPIIEDLERMLGVLREEMHITADRRGYIYGDIVIRDGEDEFNASKLGSGGWAVPGTVEHIQFPEINVDYALVVETAAMADRLIEEKFPKKEKALIIATQGQASRGVRRLIHRLHYEEGLPIIVFTDGDPYGWYIYSTIKQGSINLAYLSDKLATPEAKFVGMTMDDIKRYGLENVTEKLKGIPPNKKGGPTGDYKRILEEMEYPWFQNREWQRQLKMALKWGVRIEQQALANKSLEFVAKEYLPEKINSGDLLP; translated from the coding sequence AAGCGAGAGAGGCCCAAGGAGAAGTTCTCCTACGACCCGAGAAAGGTGCTCAGCAAGCTTGAGGAGTACGGAAGGAGCGTCCTTGAGGCTATCAAGGCCGGTAAGAACCCCTACTTCGACATACCGACGCGCGGACTCAACAACGTATACTTCGACGAGAAGAGCAGGCTAATCAGGATGGGCGACAAGCTTTCGAGGCGCTACTTCCTCAACGTGGCTCACGCAAGAAAGTTCATGCAAACCTTGCTCATAATGGCCTACGTGAAGAGGCTCGTCGCCGAGGGCAAGCACGCGAGCCTTCGTGAAGCCTACTACGCCAACAAGCATACCATCCCGGGAACGAAGGAGAACACCTTCGAGGACCAGCGCGAGAGCGACCCGATTATCGAGGATTTGGAGAGAATGCTCGGTGTCCTGCGTGAGGAGATGCACATAACTGCCGACAGGCGCGGTTACATCTACGGCGACATAGTCATTCGCGACGGAGAGGACGAGTTTAACGCTTCAAAGCTCGGAAGCGGTGGCTGGGCGGTTCCCGGAACGGTGGAGCACATTCAGTTCCCTGAGATAAACGTTGATTACGCCCTCGTTGTCGAGACCGCCGCTATGGCCGACCGTCTCATCGAGGAAAAGTTCCCGAAGAAGGAGAAGGCTCTAATCATAGCGACCCAGGGACAGGCCTCGCGTGGCGTTAGAAGGCTTATCCACAGGCTCCACTACGAGGAAGGCCTGCCAATCATCGTCTTCACAGATGGCGACCCCTACGGTTGGTACATCTACTCCACCATAAAGCAGGGCTCGATTAACCTCGCCTACCTCAGCGACAAGCTGGCAACCCCGGAAGCGAAGTTTGTGGGAATGACGATGGACGACATAAAGCGCTACGGCCTTGAGAACGTCACCGAGAAGCTCAAGGGGATTCCTCCCAACAAGAAAGGCGGCCCGACGGGAGACTACAAGCGCATTTTGGAGGAGATGGAGTACCCCTGGTTCCAGAACAGGGAGTGGCAGAGACAGCTCAAGATGGCCCTCAAGTGGGGTGTCAGGATTGAACAGCAGGCTCTAGCTAATAAATCCCTCGAGTTCGTCGCCAAGGAGTATTTACCTGAAAAGATAAACAGCGGTGATCTGCTGCCATGA
- a CDS encoding DUF4129 domain-containing protein has translation MALRVKAVTLFSFLLLAMALLLGPSVRSGVTAVNLDILYLLWAIVSFSLLGYALSSIRVKVIRRRRKRSRYAIISGLLWLLAIGVAIYSFLHPAEPEWTPGNETGIPESGPFETMRGGLSVFYKTVSPYLYVIPYVLLIAIPIIVYLRRRRSRAVLFSKARFDPELRYQDITGSPREKIIRMYRNVVAGLVIKGYPYRKSWTHREHEEKLREIFPDLDDLDTLTRLFEKAKYAGRVELEDLERAAESYERLMGFLK, from the coding sequence ATGGCCCTCAGAGTTAAGGCGGTGACCCTCTTCTCATTCCTCCTTCTGGCGATGGCGCTCCTGCTCGGTCCCTCAGTTAGGAGTGGTGTAACCGCAGTAAACCTCGACATCCTGTACCTCCTCTGGGCGATAGTCTCGTTCTCGCTCCTGGGCTACGCCCTCTCCTCAATCCGGGTTAAGGTCATCAGGCGGAGGAGAAAGAGGAGCCGGTACGCCATAATCTCGGGTCTGCTCTGGCTACTTGCCATCGGCGTCGCGATCTACTCCTTCCTTCACCCGGCTGAGCCCGAGTGGACTCCCGGCAACGAAACTGGGATCCCGGAGAGCGGGCCCTTCGAAACGATGCGCGGGGGCCTCAGCGTTTTCTACAAAACCGTCTCCCCGTATCTGTACGTGATCCCCTACGTTCTCCTCATCGCGATCCCGATTATCGTGTACCTCAGGCGGAGAAGATCAAGGGCCGTTCTATTCTCGAAGGCGCGGTTCGATCCCGAACTCAGGTATCAGGATATAACCGGATCTCCCAGGGAGAAGATCATTCGGATGTACCGGAACGTCGTCGCGGGCCTAGTCATCAAGGGCTACCCATACAGGAAGAGCTGGACCCACCGGGAACACGAGGAGAAGCTCCGGGAGATATTCCCCGATCTGGACGATCTGGACACACTGACAAGGCTCTTCGAGAAGGCCAAGTACGCCGGGAGGGTAGAGCTTGAAGACCTTGAACGGGCCGCCGAGAGTTACGAAAGACTGATGGGGTTCCTCAAGTAG
- the wtpA gene encoding tungstate ABC transporter substrate-binding protein WtpA, which translates to MPVKKAAPLLVLVLLLSVVAAGCINGSNAKEETLIIFHAGSLSVPFKQLEEEFSKYAEENLGVKVKFQDEASGSVAAVRKVTDLGKKADIVAVADYTLIPQLMVPNYTDFYVLFATNEIVIAFTEKSKYADEINSTNWYEILARPGVTFGFSDPNQDPCGYRSVMVMKLADYYYGKPIFETLVEKNTNIYYNGSLIVAPKEIQVKNDKVVIRPKETDLTGLVESGSLDYFFIYKSVAEQHGLKYIELPKEINLKDFKMADYYGKVSIKIGATGKVIKAKPIVYGVTVPKDAPHRELAMEFLKYLLSEKGRDVFKANYQDFIWPPIAFGNVPEEIKDEVKVEG; encoded by the coding sequence ATGCCCGTGAAGAAGGCCGCTCCTTTACTGGTTCTCGTCCTCCTGCTGTCGGTTGTGGCTGCCGGCTGCATAAACGGCTCGAATGCGAAGGAAGAGACGCTGATAATCTTCCACGCGGGCTCGCTGAGCGTCCCGTTCAAGCAGCTGGAGGAGGAGTTCTCGAAGTACGCCGAGGAGAACCTCGGAGTTAAGGTGAAGTTTCAGGACGAGGCCAGCGGTAGTGTCGCTGCTGTGAGGAAGGTCACCGACCTCGGGAAGAAGGCTGATATAGTCGCCGTTGCAGACTACACCCTCATCCCCCAGCTCATGGTGCCCAACTACACGGACTTCTACGTCCTCTTCGCGACCAACGAGATAGTCATAGCCTTCACCGAGAAGAGCAAGTACGCCGACGAGATTAATTCAACCAACTGGTACGAAATCCTCGCGAGGCCGGGCGTTACCTTCGGCTTCTCCGACCCCAACCAGGACCCCTGCGGCTACCGTTCGGTAATGGTCATGAAGCTCGCGGATTACTACTACGGCAAGCCCATCTTCGAGACCCTCGTCGAGAAGAACACCAACATCTACTACAACGGCTCCCTAATCGTTGCCCCGAAGGAAATCCAGGTGAAGAACGACAAGGTCGTCATAAGGCCGAAGGAGACCGATTTGACGGGCCTCGTCGAGAGCGGAAGCCTCGACTACTTCTTCATCTACAAGAGCGTCGCCGAGCAGCACGGCCTGAAGTACATCGAGCTCCCCAAGGAGATAAACCTCAAGGACTTCAAGATGGCGGACTACTACGGAAAGGTCAGCATAAAAATAGGGGCCACAGGAAAGGTCATCAAGGCAAAGCCCATCGTATACGGTGTCACCGTTCCAAAGGACGCCCCCCACAGGGAGCTCGCGATGGAGTTCCTCAAGTACCTCCTGAGCGAGAAGGGCAGGGACGTCTTCAAGGCCAACTACCAGGACTTCATCTGGCCGCCGATAGCGTTCGGCAACGTCCCCGAGGAGATAAAGGACGAGGTAAAGGTCGAGGGGTGA
- a CDS encoding GTP cyclohydrolase IV translates to MTIETQEETPRIKEPLRRVGITNLRSVAKINWKGKVYTFLPLFEITIDLPAEKKGIHMSRLVESVTEAMSEAVEEEVREAHTSLEDLGRAIIGRLEGKHPHRRAEVWIRTHLIIPRETPASGKVSYEPYDVEVGVIKNEDGTFEKVLRVKVIGNTVCPHAMANNEGKTHIQRAVAELEVRTAFEENVALEDMIEVVESSFSSPTYTLLKTVDENAVVRRMFENPKFVEDVAREIFSKARERFKGKIHVRVISNESIHKHDVIAETWS, encoded by the coding sequence ATGACGATAGAAACCCAGGAGGAAACCCCGAGGATTAAAGAGCCCCTGCGGCGCGTTGGAATAACGAACCTCAGGAGCGTAGCGAAGATAAACTGGAAGGGAAAGGTCTACACCTTCCTCCCGCTCTTCGAGATAACGATAGACCTCCCCGCGGAGAAGAAGGGCATACACATGAGCAGGCTCGTGGAGAGCGTGACCGAGGCCATGAGCGAGGCCGTTGAGGAAGAGGTCAGGGAAGCCCACACGTCCCTGGAAGACCTCGGAAGGGCGATAATAGGCCGCCTTGAGGGGAAGCACCCCCATAGGAGGGCCGAGGTGTGGATCAGAACCCATCTCATCATACCCCGCGAGACCCCCGCGAGCGGAAAGGTCAGCTACGAGCCGTACGATGTGGAGGTCGGGGTGATAAAAAACGAGGACGGAACGTTTGAGAAGGTCCTGAGGGTGAAGGTTATCGGGAACACGGTCTGCCCCCACGCGATGGCGAACAACGAAGGGAAGACCCACATTCAGCGGGCCGTTGCTGAGCTCGAGGTCAGAACGGCGTTTGAGGAGAACGTTGCCCTTGAGGACATGATAGAGGTCGTCGAGAGCTCCTTCAGTTCACCGACGTACACCCTCCTGAAGACCGTTGACGAGAACGCGGTGGTCAGGAGGATGTTCGAGAATCCGAAGTTCGTCGAGGACGTTGCGAGGGAGATATTCTCAAAGGCGAGGGAGCGGTTCAAGGGAAAAATACACGTGAGGGTCATAAGCAACGAGAGCATTCACAAGCATGATGTAATAGCCGAAACGTGGAGCTAA